TGCAGAATGCGCGGAACTGACCGAACTGATCGCCTGACTCACGTTGCAAATCGTCTGAAGTATAACGTCCCGTGTAAAAGAGTGTTCCCGGCTCGGTGGTGAAGACTTGCAATGTGCGTCCAGAGGTTGCCTCGGTCACTTCTGCGATCTTTTGCAACTCGCCTGAGGGGTTGTCGAATGCGTAGAAATGTTCGAAGCCCATCGGTAGTTCCTCGAAAGCGTCGCCGATGCGCTTTGCAGTGTTGAAATCGCAGACCGTGCCGGCAACCTTGGCTTCTTCGCCGACGGGGACGTTCGTTTCGTCAGGGACCAAATAACGATCGCTATTGAGTTTCAGGTGGTGGTCGAGAATCTTGTCTTGGAAACTGTTGAGATTGAAGTAAGTGTGATTGGTCAGTGAAACGGGCGTCGCCTTGTCCGTTTTCGCAGAGTAAAAAATGCGAAGTTCATTGTCGTTGTTGAGTCGATACTCGACCGTGACTTCGAGATTGCCCGGAAACGACTCCTCGCCATCGGGGCTTGTCCGAGAAAGAACAAGCACGGCGGCGTTGTCCTCCGTTCGGGCGTCATCTGCGTTCCAAACGACTTTGTCGAAACCGACGATGCCGCCGTGCAAATGGTTAGGGCCATCGTTCGTAGCGACTTGGTGCTCCTGACCGTCGACGGTGAACTTGCCATCCTTGATCCGTGCCGCGTAGCGACCGACTAGACAACCAAAGTAGGGAGAGTTTG
The genomic region above belongs to Lacipirellulaceae bacterium and contains:
- a CDS encoding aldose epimerase family protein encodes the protein MNISKAPFGDHNGTPVELYTLENDNGITVKITTYGGTVTSLVAPDKNGNRGDIACGFDTLAGYFSDDYKANSPYFGCLVGRYAARIKDGKFTVDGQEHQVATNDGPNHLHGGIVGFDKVVWNADDARTEDNAAVLVLSRTSPDGEESFPGNLEVTVEYRLNNDNELRIFYSAKTDKATPVSLTNHTYFNLNSFQDKILDHHLKLNSDRYLVPDETNVPVGEEAKVAGTVCDFNTAKRIGDAFEELPMGFEHFYAFDNPSGELQKIAEVTEATSGRTLQVFTTEPGTLFYTGRYTSDDLQRESGDQFGQFRAFCIETSKYPNGPNIEGAPRSILKPGETYQETTVYKLSWSGGGTTA